The stretch of DNA AATCTACCACATGTTCATCTGCGTCTCTATATGAATAAATGCCTTTTAATGTTAATCGTACCGGAAGCATTAGTAGCTGGTTGTTTTAGTGATAATAGTTAATTGATCATGGTTCATGGTTCATAGATCATGGTTTGATGACTATAAATCATTTAGTTATCTGTCATGATTTCTCTGAATAGTGCCATTAACTCAGGTGAAGGGGCTTGATCTTTATTTTCGGATTTGAAGTATTCCACAAAGAGATCTTCAGGTTTCATGTTAAGATCTATTTGTCGTGATGACGAACCGCCACTAGTATTTTTAAATTTAATTTCTGGAATAATATTGATGATTCCTTCGTGTGTTTTATTCAGTCTTCGGCGTTCTTCAGCAGTCAGATAAGTGTCGGAAACAATGGTTACTTCCACTAATGCATCTTGGTTGTTTAGTAACCATTCTACAGCGTTATCAATTGAGTCAAATTTTGATCGCAATAAACGTTTCCCTTTTTGTAAGGGAATATTGGTTCTTTTAACCTCTTTACCAGCCTCAGCGTCAATTAATACAACAAACTTCTGTTGGTTGCTCTCATTAAAACTATAAGCAAGGGGAGAACTGCAATATACGATCGGATAAGGTCTTTTGTCAATTGTATGTCTCCTATGCAGGTGTCCTAATGCTACATATTGAAGTTCGGTAGGAAGATTTTCAGAATAAATAACCTGGGCGTTCCCTACAGCTAAAATAGATTTCTCATCATCAGGTTCTTCCGGTAACTCTTCTCCCTTTTTTGCAATGTATAGGTGGGCCGCTAAAAAATTCACCCCTTCATTATCCATGTATTTGGATGCAAGCTGCTGCCAATGCTCTTGCAAAAGCTGTCGAAGTGTTTCTTCAGGATTATCGTTACCTAAATATTTTCTTAAACGAATTTCATTGGCATAAGGCGTTAATAGCATACGAAGAGGCGCAGTATGTCCTGGAAGTTTAAATTCTGCAAATCCTGCTTCCGACCGGATTAACTCAAGTCCTGTTTCCAGTTTAAAAGGATGAATTACCGCATTGGGGTAGCCTACAAACACGATCCCGCATTCACGCGCCAACGGATCAGGCGTATTGATACGGTCGGGAGAGTCGTGATTACCTGCAATAGCAATAACTAACGTTTTACCGTTATTCGATAAACGTTTAAGCGTTTTATAGAGTAATTCTATTGATTCAACTGGCGGATTAATTGTGTCAAATAGATCGCCGGCAACAATAACAACATCTACCTGCTCATTTTTGGCAATTTCACAGATCTCATCCATTACCTCCACTTGTTCAGGGTGGCGGGCAACAAAATCTAAACGCTTGCCGAGATGCCAGTCGGCTGTATGAAGTATTTTCATTGAATACAGTTTCAAATTGCGAGTTTCCTATTTAATTTTTAGCAAATCAAGTAATGTTGGTAAACTGATTTTTGGATGTGGTTTAAATTCCCCATTATTGGTCTATTTGCCTCAAGAAAAAATAGATGGTTTGAATGCTAATTGCAATACGATAAAAAAGTATGAATTATATAGGCATTAGTAAAGTGCTGTTAACTAATAAATTAAGATTCAATTATTTACCAGTAATTAAAATTTTATATTTAAAAGTTAATTTTTTTGCCTTTCATCTATCTCCTTTGGCATTTTATTGGCATTTTTGCAGCCGAATAAAAAATATAAGGGATGAAAAAATTATTGTCGTTAACAATTATTGCGATTTTGTTTACAGTTGCATCTGCTAAAGCACAAAGTTATACAACTGCTTTAGGAGGTCGTTTAGGAAGTGAAAGTGGAATCACATTAAAACATTTTGTGAAATCAAACGGTGCTTTAGAAGGAATTTTAGGTTTTGATAATCATAGCTGGGATTTAACTGGTTTATATGAAGTACATGGAAACGCATTCAGAGAGCCAGGGTTAGATTGGTTTGTAGGTGGTGGTGCTCACATTGGTTCTTACCGTTATAAGTATAACCATAATTATTATGAAAATGAAGTAAACTTTGGTTTAGATGGTATTTTAGGCTTAGAGTACACATTCAGTGGTGCGCCAATCAATATTGGTATCGACTGGAAACCGGAATTGAATTTCACTGGTTATGAGGGTTTTTATCCTGATAACTTTGCATTGTCTATTCGTTTTACATTTGGACGATAGTTTATATAAGTTAAGTAAGAAGAGCCGCTTGAGAAATCAAAGCGGCTTTTTTTGTGGGAATGATTTATGCGCTGATTTGATCATTTTTATACTGAAATCAGTAGGTTTGGTAATGAAACGTATCGTCATAAACGTTTTACACGTTATACTGTTATAATATTATATTTTAGCCACTCAAATAACTAATTAATGAAAAATTTACTATGGATGGCCGCTGCTATGCTTGCAGTTACGGCATGTAATAAAGGCGGAAACGGATTCAAAATTGAAGGTGATATAAAAGGGTTAAACGATAA from Solitalea canadensis DSM 3403 encodes:
- a CDS encoding metallophosphoesterase family protein gives rise to the protein MKILHTADWHLGKRLDFVARHPEQVEVMDEICEIAKNEQVDVVIVAGDLFDTINPPVESIELLYKTLKRLSNNGKTLVIAIAGNHDSPDRINTPDPLARECGIVFVGYPNAVIHPFKLETGLELIRSEAGFAEFKLPGHTAPLRMLLTPYANEIRLRKYLGNDNPEETLRQLLQEHWQQLASKYMDNEGVNFLAAHLYIAKKGEELPEEPDDEKSILAVGNAQVIYSENLPTELQYVALGHLHRRHTIDKRPYPIVYCSSPLAYSFNESNQQKFVVLIDAEAGKEVKRTNIPLQKGKRLLRSKFDSIDNAVEWLLNNQDALVEVTIVSDTYLTAEERRRLNKTHEGIINIIPEIKFKNTSGGSSSRQIDLNMKPEDLFVEYFKSENKDQAPSPELMALFREIMTDN